The following are encoded in a window of Geobacter metallireducens GS-15 genomic DNA:
- the lptM gene encoding LPS translocon maturation chaperone LptM: protein MIARYLVIVGLLLLAACGKKGPLVPPESFAPAPVSALSVEQKEDAFYVSWPAPSKDEAGRPLKELAGFRVFRRPVLPPDQDCEECPTAYTVVKTVDLEYPQDVRFYNNRYVFADRNLTDGVTYQYKVVSFRRDGSESAASNRARRAKVTAPPAPHLSAAAGPTSVVLQWEPPSGTVGKPVGAYVYRCRGEAVSTLVLLTPTPVVERQYEDLRLERGVTYVYTVREVVDIDGMPVESAVSNEVRGMLAEPE, encoded by the coding sequence ATGATAGCCAGATATCTTGTGATAGTAGGGTTGCTCCTCCTTGCGGCATGCGGCAAGAAGGGGCCGCTGGTTCCCCCCGAAAGCTTCGCGCCGGCGCCGGTGAGCGCCCTGTCGGTTGAGCAGAAGGAGGATGCGTTCTATGTTTCCTGGCCCGCTCCCTCCAAGGATGAGGCGGGACGCCCGCTGAAGGAGCTGGCCGGCTTCAGGGTCTTTCGCCGTCCGGTACTTCCCCCCGATCAGGATTGCGAGGAGTGCCCCACGGCCTATACCGTCGTGAAGACCGTGGACCTGGAATATCCGCAGGATGTGCGATTCTATAACAACCGTTACGTCTTTGCCGACCGCAATCTGACAGACGGCGTGACCTACCAGTACAAGGTGGTTTCCTTCCGCAGGGACGGCTCCGAGAGCGCCGCCTCCAACCGGGCGCGCCGCGCAAAGGTTACCGCCCCGCCCGCTCCGCACCTCTCTGCGGCTGCCGGACCCACCAGTGTGGTGCTGCAATGGGAGCCCCCCTCCGGGACCGTCGGCAAACCGGTGGGGGCCTATGTCTATCGCTGCCGCGGCGAAGCTGTTTCCACCCTGGTCCTCCTTACGCCGACGCCGGTCGTAGAACGCCAGTATGAAGATCTTCGGCTGGAACGGGGTGTCACCTATGTTTACACGGTGCGGGAGGTCGTTGACATCGACGGCATGCCGGTTGAAAGCGCTGTTTCCAACGAAGTCAGGGGGATGCTGGCTGAACCGGAGTGA
- a CDS encoding LL-diaminopimelate aminotransferase, protein MAKINDNYLKLKAGYLFPEIGRRVREFSAANPEAKVIRLGIGDVTRPLAPAIIKAFHDAVDDLATIDNFAGYGPEQGYDWLINAIIEKSYKPLGVSLKTEEMFISDGSKCDCANILDIFALDNVVAIGDPVYPVYNDTNVMIGRTGDADEKGYYKGIVYMPCTEANGFIPSLPTEKVDIIYLCFPNNPTGTVATKAELKKWVDYANANDAVIFFDAAYEAFITDPAIPHSIYEIEGAKKCAIEFRSFSKTAGFTGVRCGLVVVPEEVMGTTPTGEKYSFNKLWLRRTTTKFNGASYPVQKAAAAVYSDEGWKQNKEIIDYYMENARIIREGLAAAGLTVYGGVNAPYIWLKTPGGMSSWDFFDKLLTECNVVGTPGSGFGPSGEGFFRLSAFGHRENVIEAVERIKKNLK, encoded by the coding sequence ATGGCAAAAATCAACGACAACTACCTGAAACTGAAGGCCGGCTACCTCTTTCCCGAGATCGGCCGCCGCGTGCGGGAGTTTTCCGCCGCCAACCCCGAGGCCAAGGTCATCCGGCTCGGCATCGGCGACGTGACCCGCCCCCTGGCCCCGGCCATCATCAAGGCGTTCCACGACGCCGTGGACGATCTGGCCACCATCGACAACTTCGCCGGCTATGGCCCGGAGCAGGGGTACGACTGGCTCATCAACGCCATCATCGAGAAGTCCTACAAGCCCCTGGGCGTTTCCCTCAAGACCGAGGAGATGTTCATCTCCGACGGCTCCAAGTGCGACTGCGCCAACATCCTCGACATCTTCGCCCTCGACAACGTCGTTGCCATCGGCGATCCGGTCTACCCGGTCTACAACGACACCAACGTCATGATCGGCCGCACCGGCGATGCCGACGAGAAGGGGTACTACAAGGGGATCGTCTACATGCCCTGCACCGAGGCGAACGGCTTCATCCCGTCGCTCCCCACGGAAAAAGTGGACATCATCTACCTCTGCTTCCCCAATAATCCCACCGGCACCGTGGCCACCAAGGCCGAGCTGAAAAAGTGGGTCGACTACGCCAACGCCAACGATGCCGTCATCTTCTTCGACGCCGCCTATGAGGCCTTCATCACCGATCCCGCAATCCCACACTCCATCTACGAGATCGAAGGGGCCAAGAAGTGCGCCATCGAATTCCGCTCCTTCTCCAAGACCGCCGGTTTCACCGGTGTCCGCTGCGGCCTCGTGGTCGTTCCGGAAGAGGTGATGGGCACCACGCCGACGGGGGAGAAGTACAGCTTCAACAAGCTCTGGCTCCGCCGCACCACCACCAAGTTCAACGGCGCCTCCTACCCGGTCCAGAAGGCCGCCGCCGCCGTCTACTCCGACGAGGGATGGAAGCAGAACAAAGAGATCATCGACTACTACATGGAGAACGCCCGGATCATCCGCGAAGGCCTCGCCGCCGCCGGCCTTACAGTCTACGGCGGGGTCAACGCCCCCTACATCTGGCTGAAAACGCCGGGCGGCATGAGCAGCTGGGACTTCTTCGACAAACTTCTCACTGAGTGCAACGTCGTGGGGACGCCGGGAAGCGGCTTCGGCCCCAGCGGCGAAGGGTTCTTCCGGCTCTCGGCCTTCGGCCATCGCGAGAATGTGATTGAGGCGGTGGAGAGGATAAAGAAGAATCTGAAGTAG
- the dapB gene encoding 4-hydroxy-tetrahydrodipicolinate reductase: protein MVKIAVCGAAGRMGQRIIVAAKEAGCTVSGALERPGHELVGQDAGLIAGCGALGVAISDDLNAVVDGCDVLIDFTTPKVSLKNLEACALKKKAIVIGSTGFTPEERALAAELAKDIPAVLAPNMSVGVNVCFKILKDVAKTLGDDFDVEIVELHHNKKKDAPSGTAVRMGEVVAEALGRDYNKVANYHREGICGERTKEEIGMQTVRGGDIVGEHTVYFIGMGERIEISHRAMTRDMFSRGSVRAAQWVVGKAPGLYDMQDVLGLR, encoded by the coding sequence ATGGTGAAAATCGCTGTCTGCGGCGCCGCCGGGCGCATGGGCCAGAGGATTATCGTTGCTGCCAAAGAGGCGGGATGCACAGTTTCCGGCGCCCTGGAGCGGCCGGGCCACGAGCTGGTGGGACAGGATGCCGGGCTTATCGCCGGCTGCGGCGCCCTGGGCGTCGCCATTTCCGATGACCTGAATGCCGTTGTTGATGGGTGCGACGTCCTCATCGACTTCACCACCCCCAAGGTTTCCCTCAAGAACCTGGAGGCCTGCGCCCTCAAGAAAAAGGCCATCGTCATCGGTTCTACCGGCTTTACCCCCGAGGAGCGCGCCCTGGCCGCCGAACTGGCGAAAGATATCCCCGCGGTGCTGGCCCCCAACATGAGCGTCGGGGTCAACGTCTGCTTCAAGATCCTGAAGGACGTGGCCAAGACCCTGGGTGACGACTTCGACGTGGAGATCGTGGAGCTGCACCACAACAAGAAGAAGGACGCCCCCTCCGGCACCGCCGTCCGCATGGGAGAGGTGGTGGCCGAGGCCCTGGGCCGCGACTACAACAAGGTGGCCAATTACCACCGCGAGGGGATCTGCGGCGAGCGGACGAAGGAAGAGATCGGCATGCAGACCGTGCGCGGCGGCGACATTGTCGGCGAACACACCGTCTACTTCATCGGCATGGGCGAGCGGATCGAGATCAGCCACCGGGCCATGACCCGTGACATGTTCTCCCGTGGCTCCGTTCGCGCCGCCCAGTGGGTGGTGGGGAAGGCGCCGGGGCTCTACGACATGCAGGATGTCCTGGGCCTTCGGTAG
- a CDS encoding toxin-antitoxin system TumE family protein, with product MGAVLVFRDKKVKEGLIIELVVWELDAPLSGSSHPFKYRLFCGSLETGTCLVRYDNERGKGDHRHVADEEQPYQFTSLEVLFADFEKDVREAMKK from the coding sequence GTGGGTGCGGTCCTTGTCTTTAGGGACAAGAAGGTCAAGGAGGGGCTGATCATCGAACTGGTGGTCTGGGAGCTTGACGCCCCCTTGAGTGGGTCAAGCCATCCTTTCAAGTACCGGCTCTTTTGCGGCAGCCTGGAAACCGGCACATGCCTGGTCAGATATGACAACGAGCGGGGGAAGGGCGACCATCGACACGTTGCGGATGAGGAGCAGCCGTACCAGTTCACAAGCCTGGAAGTGTTGTTTGCCGATTTCGAAAAAGACGTCAGGGAGGCGATGAAAAAATGA
- a CDS encoding HEPN domain-containing protein, which yields MKPETAELTSKADADLATAQREASVDDAPNFDEVCFHAQQCAEKYLKAIMVETGVRVPRIHDLEALVNLLFGEYPGLERILRFARILSAMAVEVRYPGMTADEDDATESLKAATLIREAVQEILCGSGDAGVK from the coding sequence ATGAAGCCTGAGACTGCCGAATTGACGAGCAAGGCTGATGCGGACCTTGCCACGGCGCAACGTGAGGCCTCGGTTGATGACGCGCCGAATTTCGATGAGGTCTGTTTTCACGCCCAGCAGTGTGCCGAGAAATATCTGAAGGCCATTATGGTGGAGACGGGCGTGCGCGTACCACGCATCCATGATCTTGAGGCGCTGGTCAATTTGTTGTTCGGGGAATATCCAGGATTGGAGCGGATTCTGCGCTTCGCCAGAATACTGTCGGCAATGGCGGTTGAGGTCAGGTATCCGGGAATGACGGCTGATGAGGATGATGCTACGGAGTCGCTCAAGGCTGCGACGTTGATTCGTGAGGCAGTGCAGGAGATTTTGTGCGGTTCTGGGGATGCTGGAGTTAAATAA
- a CDS encoding nucleotidyltransferase domain-containing protein, translating into MATSVDIQNISNQIRREFAPRKIILFGSHSWGTPSDDSDVDLLVIADFEGKPWRFAVEIRERIRATIPLDLMVRTPEQLRERLAKHDMLLTEIVDRGTVLYEA; encoded by the coding sequence ATGGCTACTTCAGTTGATATTCAAAATATTTCCAATCAGATTCGCAGGGAGTTCGCACCCCGGAAAATTATCCTGTTCGGTTCCCATTCTTGGGGTACGCCGTCGGACGATTCGGATGTCGATCTTCTGGTAATTGCGGATTTCGAGGGGAAACCGTGGCGTTTTGCCGTTGAGATCAGGGAGCGCATCAGAGCCACTATCCCGCTTGATTTGATGGTGCGTACACCGGAGCAGCTCCGGGAACGTTTGGCCAAGCACGATATGCTGCTGACCGAAATTGTCGACCGCGGCACGGTGCTGTATGAAGCCTGA
- the dapA gene encoding 4-hydroxy-tetrahydrodipicolinate synthase has translation MFKGSIVAIVTPFNNGQVDFEKLRELVEFQISNGTDAIVPCGTTGEASTLDYDEHMDVVKTVIEQVNKRVPVIAGTGSNSTAEAIELSQKAKEVGADGVLLVTPYYNKPTQEGLVRHYTAIADAVAIPQILYNVPGRTGVNMLPETVARLAPHKNIVAIKEATGSLQQASEILALCGDKIDVLCGDDFITFPMMACGAKGVISVLANIMPKTVAELTDAFYAGDMEKARQLHLQTLKIGNAMFIESNPIPVKTALGLMGKCSDEVRLPLCPMGAANKEKLAAIMKEYELI, from the coding sequence ATGTTCAAGGGAAGCATCGTCGCCATCGTCACCCCGTTCAATAACGGCCAGGTGGATTTTGAGAAACTGCGGGAACTGGTCGAATTCCAGATCTCCAACGGTACCGACGCCATCGTCCCCTGCGGCACCACCGGCGAGGCTTCGACCCTGGACTACGACGAGCACATGGATGTGGTGAAGACCGTCATCGAGCAGGTCAACAAGCGGGTTCCGGTCATTGCCGGCACCGGCTCCAACTCCACCGCCGAGGCCATCGAGCTTTCCCAGAAGGCCAAGGAGGTCGGGGCCGACGGCGTGCTGCTCGTCACCCCTTACTACAACAAGCCGACCCAGGAGGGGCTCGTTCGCCACTACACCGCCATCGCCGATGCCGTGGCCATACCCCAGATCCTTTACAACGTGCCGGGACGCACCGGCGTCAACATGCTCCCCGAAACCGTGGCCCGGCTGGCGCCCCACAAAAACATCGTCGCCATCAAGGAGGCCACCGGCTCGCTCCAGCAGGCATCTGAGATTCTGGCGCTTTGCGGCGATAAGATCGACGTTCTCTGCGGCGACGACTTCATCACCTTTCCCATGATGGCCTGCGGCGCCAAGGGGGTCATCTCGGTGCTGGCCAACATCATGCCCAAGACCGTGGCCGAACTGACAGATGCCTTTTACGCCGGGGACATGGAGAAGGCCCGTCAGCTCCACCTGCAAACCCTCAAGATCGGCAATGCCATGTTCATCGAGTCGAACCCGATTCCGGTGAAAACCGCCCTCGGCCTTATGGGCAAGTGCTCCGACGAGGTGCGGCTCCCGCTTTGCCCCATGGGTGCGGCCAACAAAGAGAAGCTTGCGGCCATCATGAAAGAGTACGAACTAATCTAA
- the argF gene encoding ornithine carbamoyltransferase, whose amino-acid sequence MTRHFLALNQYTKEALDALFALTRELKEEQKKGIPHRILEGKSVALIFEKSSTRTRISFEVGVHQLGAHPLFISSATSQMGRGEPVRDTARVMARYCDGVMIRTYGQEIVEEFARYSSVPVINGLTDLFHPCQIMADLFTVIEHKGKYDGLKFAWVGDGNNMANTWIEAAAILGFDLALACPEGYEPDRTVWDWAQKKATSSITITRDPKEAVRDADVVNTDVWASMGQEQEQKVREVAFKGYCLDDDLVALAKPDCMVLHCLPAHRGEEITDSVIEGPRSAVWDEAENRLHVQKAIMASLLK is encoded by the coding sequence ATGACCCGGCATTTTCTTGCCCTCAACCAGTATACCAAAGAAGCCCTCGACGCCCTCTTCGCCCTGACACGGGAGCTGAAGGAAGAGCAGAAAAAGGGGATTCCCCACCGGATACTGGAGGGAAAAAGCGTCGCCCTCATTTTCGAAAAGTCGTCCACCAGGACTCGTATTTCCTTTGAGGTGGGGGTTCATCAGCTGGGAGCCCATCCGCTTTTCATCTCCTCGGCCACGTCCCAGATGGGGCGGGGCGAGCCCGTAAGGGACACCGCCCGCGTCATGGCCCGCTACTGTGACGGCGTCATGATCCGCACTTACGGCCAGGAGATTGTGGAGGAGTTTGCCCGCTATTCGTCGGTGCCGGTCATAAACGGCCTCACCGACCTGTTCCATCCCTGCCAGATCATGGCCGATCTCTTTACGGTCATCGAGCACAAGGGGAAATACGACGGGCTGAAATTCGCCTGGGTCGGCGACGGCAACAACATGGCCAATACCTGGATCGAGGCCGCCGCCATCCTCGGCTTCGACCTGGCTCTGGCCTGCCCGGAGGGGTATGAGCCTGACCGCACTGTCTGGGACTGGGCCCAGAAGAAAGCCACGTCGTCCATTACTATCACCCGGGATCCAAAAGAGGCCGTGCGCGACGCCGATGTCGTCAACACCGACGTCTGGGCCAGCATGGGGCAGGAGCAGGAACAGAAGGTGCGCGAGGTGGCGTTCAAGGGCTACTGTCTCGACGACGACCTGGTTGCCCTGGCTAAGCCCGACTGCATGGTTCTCCACTGCCTCCCGGCCCACCGGGGTGAGGAGATCACCGACAGCGTCATCGAAGGCCCCCGTTCCGCCGTCTGGGACGAGGCAGAGAACCGGCTCCACGTACAGAAAGCCATCATGGCTTCGTTGTTGAAGTAA
- a CDS encoding diaminopimelate decarboxylase gives MTMTSFGPTGLDATLIPKIAGEWGTPIYLHDQQYIENSCDQLLAMPNAYGLHVRYAIKANSDRTVLRIVTGKGLDLDCSSLDEAARAHAAGIPYSRMMLTTQEVPTGEERTELEAMIKVGLKYNVCSTLQYQLIADFAAQNKIDLSMRVHPGAAGGGESATRDTGSEYSCFGVHLRDVPTVKALADEKGLRFTQVHVHIGSGGAPEKWQENIDRELGFIKTYFPDAVTVSFGGGLKVARMPGEKQADIATLGAYAKQRIEEFKAATGRELMMEIEPGTFVVANSGHIVTRIIDKKFTNEMNFLIVDGGMELLTRPLLYGSEHPIAIVRQDGTLLSSEYDQTPTAGLKPFGIVGRCCESGDSVRLDKEGNIVPVMIVEPEIGDYVVIGGTGAYSESMSPENYNSHRKPGAVMRTKTGELVLIRKKQVREQLTQNELDVTL, from the coding sequence ATGACAATGACTTCTTTTGGTCCGACCGGACTCGACGCAACGCTTATCCCGAAGATCGCCGGGGAATGGGGAACCCCTATTTACCTCCACGATCAGCAGTACATCGAGAACAGCTGCGACCAGCTGCTTGCCATGCCCAATGCCTACGGCCTGCACGTCCGCTACGCCATCAAGGCCAACTCTGACCGCACCGTCCTGCGCATTGTCACCGGCAAGGGGCTGGACCTGGACTGCTCATCCCTGGACGAGGCCGCCCGGGCCCATGCCGCCGGCATCCCCTACAGCCGCATGATGCTCACCACCCAGGAGGTCCCCACCGGCGAGGAGCGGACCGAACTGGAAGCCATGATCAAGGTCGGCCTCAAGTACAATGTCTGCTCCACGCTGCAGTACCAGCTCATCGCCGACTTTGCCGCCCAGAACAAGATCGACCTTTCCATGAGGGTCCATCCGGGCGCCGCCGGCGGCGGCGAGAGCGCCACCCGCGACACCGGCAGCGAGTACTCCTGCTTCGGCGTCCACCTGCGCGACGTCCCGACCGTGAAGGCCCTGGCCGACGAGAAAGGGCTCCGCTTCACCCAGGTCCACGTCCATATCGGCTCCGGCGGCGCCCCGGAGAAGTGGCAAGAGAACATCGACCGGGAGCTCGGCTTCATCAAAACCTACTTCCCGGATGCAGTCACCGTCAGCTTCGGCGGCGGCCTCAAGGTGGCCCGCATGCCGGGCGAGAAGCAGGCCGACATCGCCACCCTGGGAGCCTATGCAAAGCAGCGGATCGAAGAGTTCAAGGCCGCCACCGGCCGCGAACTGATGATGGAGATCGAGCCGGGGACCTTTGTGGTGGCCAACTCGGGGCACATCGTCACTCGCATCATCGACAAGAAGTTCACCAACGAGATGAACTTCCTCATCGTCGACGGCGGCATGGAGCTACTGACCCGGCCGCTCCTCTACGGCTCCGAGCATCCCATCGCCATCGTCCGCCAGGACGGGACGCTCCTCTCCAGCGAGTACGACCAGACCCCCACGGCGGGGCTGAAGCCCTTCGGCATCGTCGGCCGCTGCTGCGAAAGCGGCGACTCGGTCCGCCTGGACAAGGAGGGGAACATCGTGCCGGTCATGATCGTTGAGCCGGAGATCGGCGACTACGTCGTCATCGGCGGCACCGGCGCCTACTCCGAGAGCATGTCGCCGGAGAACTACAACTCCCACCGCAAGCCGGGAGCCGTCATGAGGACCAAAACCGGCGAACTGGTGCTCATCCGGAAGAAGCAGGTACGGGAGCAACTGACCCAGAACGAACTGGACGTGACGCTGTAA
- the argH gene encoding argininosuccinate lyase, producing MTHEKLWGGRFSEPTDKFVEEFTASIDFDKRLYHQDIRGSIAHARMLGKQGIIPMEDVEKITAGLQEILRQIQGGQFKFSVALEDIHMNIEARLSEKIGEAGKRLHTGRSRNDQVALDIRLYLRDEIVEVSAYLDLLVDSLISQAEKNLGVIMPGYTHLQTAQPILFSHHMMAYVEMFSRDKGRMEDCLRRMNVLPLGAGALAGTTFPIDREHVAEILDFPEVTRNSLDSVSDRDFALEFMAASSILMMHLSRFSEELILWSTSEFKFVDLSDSFCTGSSIMPQKKNPDVPELVRGKTGRVYGNLMALLTVMKALPLAYNKDMQEDKEPLFDTIDTVKGSLKIFADMVGEMRINTGNMRAAAAKGFSTATDVADYLVRKGMPFRDAHEVVGKTVAYCLSNGKDLPDLTLGEWQGFSDKIGEDIFGCITLEASVNARSATGGTALERVKAEIARVKAGR from the coding sequence ATGACACACGAAAAACTCTGGGGCGGCCGCTTTTCCGAACCCACCGACAAATTCGTCGAGGAGTTCACCGCTTCCATCGATTTCGACAAGCGGCTCTACCACCAGGATATCCGCGGCTCCATCGCCCACGCCCGCATGCTCGGCAAGCAGGGTATTATCCCCATGGAGGATGTGGAGAAGATCACGGCCGGCCTCCAGGAGATTCTGCGCCAGATCCAGGGGGGGCAGTTCAAGTTCTCGGTGGCCCTGGAAGACATCCACATGAACATCGAGGCCCGTCTCTCCGAGAAAATCGGCGAGGCCGGCAAGCGCCTCCACACCGGCCGTTCCCGCAACGACCAGGTGGCCCTCGACATCCGCCTCTATCTGCGGGACGAGATCGTGGAGGTTTCGGCCTACCTCGACCTGCTGGTGGATTCCCTCATTTCCCAGGCCGAAAAGAACTTGGGGGTCATCATGCCTGGGTATACCCACCTCCAGACCGCCCAGCCGATTCTCTTCTCCCACCACATGATGGCCTATGTGGAGATGTTCAGCCGGGACAAGGGGCGGATGGAGGACTGCCTGCGGCGTATGAACGTCCTTCCCCTGGGGGCCGGAGCCCTGGCGGGAACCACTTTCCCCATCGACCGGGAGCATGTGGCCGAGATTCTGGACTTCCCCGAAGTGACCCGCAATTCCCTCGACTCGGTTTCGGACCGGGACTTCGCCCTGGAGTTTATGGCTGCCTCGTCGATACTGATGATGCACCTCTCCCGCTTCTCCGAGGAGTTGATTCTCTGGTCCACCAGCGAGTTTAAGTTCGTGGACCTTTCCGACTCCTTCTGCACCGGCTCCTCCATCATGCCCCAGAAGAAGAACCCGGACGTGCCGGAGCTGGTCCGCGGCAAGACCGGCCGGGTCTACGGCAACCTCATGGCGCTCCTCACGGTCATGAAGGCCCTTCCCCTTGCCTACAACAAGGATATGCAAGAGGACAAGGAGCCCCTCTTCGACACCATCGACACCGTGAAGGGGAGCCTGAAGATATTTGCCGACATGGTTGGCGAGATGCGGATCAACACCGGGAATATGCGCGCCGCAGCGGCCAAGGGGTTTTCCACCGCCACTGATGTGGCCGATTACCTTGTCCGCAAGGGGATGCCGTTCCGCGATGCCCATGAGGTGGTGGGCAAGACCGTGGCTTACTGCCTCTCCAACGGCAAGGACCTGCCGGACCTGACTCTTGGGGAATGGCAAGGATTCTCCGATAAAATCGGGGAAGATATCTTCGGCTGCATCACCCTCGAGGCATCGGTAAATGCCCGGTCCGCCACCGGCGGTACTGCGTTGGAGCGGGTGAAGGCCGAGATCGCGCGGGTCAAGGCGGGCAGATAA
- a CDS encoding argininosuccinate synthase: MAKVHKDVKKIVLAYSGGLDTSIILKWLKNEYGCEVIAFSADLGQGDELAPIRDKAFATGADKVYIDDLKEEFVRDFVFPMFRANAIYEGHYLLGTSIARPLIAKRQMEIAKIEGADAVSHGATGKGNDQVRFELAYYHFDPAITVVVPWREWKLNSRQALVNYAKKNGIPIPVTKKRPWSSDRNMLHISFEGGILEDTWAEPPENMYVLTKAPEKAPNKPQFVEIEFKNGNAVAVDGEKMSPAQLLAHLNYIGGEHGIGRVDLLENRSVGMKSRGVYETPGGTILREAHSAVEQITMDREVMRIRDSLIPEYARQVYSGYWFSPEREMLQTLIDDSQKCVNGVARVKLYKGHCRTVGRKSETNSLFNLDFATFEKDQVFNQADATGFIKINSLRLRIRALMQGKK; the protein is encoded by the coding sequence ATGGCCAAAGTGCACAAAGACGTGAAAAAGATCGTCCTCGCCTACTCGGGCGGGCTCGACACCTCCATCATCCTCAAGTGGCTCAAGAACGAGTACGGCTGCGAGGTCATAGCCTTCTCCGCCGACCTGGGCCAGGGCGACGAGCTTGCCCCGATCCGCGACAAAGCCTTCGCTACCGGCGCCGACAAGGTCTATATCGACGATCTGAAGGAAGAGTTCGTCAGGGACTTCGTATTCCCCATGTTCCGCGCCAACGCCATCTACGAGGGTCACTACCTCCTGGGCACCTCCATCGCCCGGCCACTCATCGCCAAGCGCCAGATGGAGATCGCGAAGATCGAGGGAGCCGACGCCGTATCCCATGGCGCCACCGGCAAGGGGAACGATCAGGTCCGTTTCGAGCTGGCCTACTACCACTTTGACCCGGCCATCACGGTTGTGGTCCCGTGGCGGGAGTGGAAGCTCAACAGCCGCCAGGCCCTGGTGAACTACGCCAAGAAAAACGGGATTCCGATCCCGGTCACCAAGAAGCGTCCCTGGTCCTCGGACCGCAACATGCTTCACATCTCCTTCGAAGGGGGTATCCTGGAGGATACCTGGGCCGAGCCCCCCGAGAACATGTACGTGCTCACCAAGGCGCCGGAGAAGGCCCCCAACAAGCCCCAGTTCGTGGAGATCGAGTTCAAGAACGGCAACGCCGTGGCCGTTGACGGCGAGAAGATGAGCCCGGCCCAGCTTCTGGCCCACCTGAACTACATCGGCGGCGAGCACGGCATCGGCCGGGTGGACCTGCTGGAGAACCGTTCCGTGGGGATGAAGTCACGGGGCGTGTACGAGACCCCCGGCGGCACCATCCTGCGCGAGGCCCACTCGGCGGTGGAGCAGATCACCATGGACCGCGAAGTCATGAGAATCCGCGACTCCCTTATCCCCGAGTACGCCCGCCAGGTCTATTCCGGCTACTGGTTCTCCCCGGAGCGGGAAATGCTCCAGACCCTGATTGACGACTCCCAGAAGTGCGTGAACGGCGTGGCCCGGGTGAAGCTCTACAAGGGGCATTGCCGCACCGTAGGCCGCAAGTCCGAGACCAACTCCCTCTTCAACCTGGATTTCGCCACCTTCGAGAAGGATCAGGTATTCAACCAGGCCGACGCCACCGGCTTCATCAAGATCAACTCCCTGCGGCTGCGGATCAGGGCGCTCATGCAGGGGAAAAAGTAG
- a CDS encoding NUDIX domain-containing protein encodes MTKKTFKKDHIVTSVVAVIVDDDGQVLLTKRNVSPFKGEWVMPGGKIDLGEPIIKALQREVMEEVGLQVEVEDLVDVFEHVTPGEDNYHFIILYYLCHPLYCDINHNLDEVEEARWVPRGELINYKMPQGARFILGKIFPELCSCET; translated from the coding sequence ATGACCAAGAAGACTTTCAAGAAAGACCACATAGTCACCTCTGTCGTGGCGGTCATCGTGGACGATGACGGGCAGGTGCTCCTCACCAAGCGGAACGTGAGCCCCTTCAAGGGCGAATGGGTCATGCCGGGGGGGAAGATCGATCTGGGCGAGCCGATTATCAAGGCCCTCCAGCGGGAGGTTATGGAAGAGGTGGGGCTTCAGGTGGAGGTGGAGGACCTGGTCGACGTTTTCGAGCACGTGACGCCGGGTGAGGACAACTACCACTTCATCATCCTCTACTATCTCTGCCACCCCCTCTACTGTGACATCAACCACAATCTGGACGAGGTGGAGGAGGCCCGCTGGGTTCCCCGCGGGGAATTGATAAACTACAAGATGCCCCAGGGGGCCAGATTCATCCTTGGGAAAATTTTCCCGGAACTCTGCAGCTGCGAGACGTGA
- a CDS encoding type II toxin-antitoxin system Phd/YefM family antitoxin yields the protein MNTIPAQELKRRGIAAVDGLIESGDVHVIRNNRPEYVILSEERYRELVAEAEEAYLARVRASLEDVKAGRVRRFASADELLQALDAEGE from the coding sequence ATGAATACAATTCCCGCCCAAGAGCTGAAGCGCCGCGGCATTGCGGCGGTTGACGGCTTGATCGAATCGGGTGACGTCCACGTGATTCGCAACAACCGGCCCGAGTATGTAATTCTCTCCGAGGAGCGCTACCGTGAGCTGGTGGCCGAGGCCGAAGAGGCGTATCTGGCCAGGGTGAGGGCATCGCTTGAGGATGTGAAGGCGGGACGGGTGCGGCGGTTTGCCTCGGCCGACGAGCTGTTGCAGGCGCTCGACGCTGAGGGGGAGTAA